One window of Penaeus chinensis breed Huanghai No. 1 chromosome 34, ASM1920278v2, whole genome shotgun sequence genomic DNA carries:
- the LOC125043910 gene encoding major facilitator superfamily domain-containing protein 6-like — translation MPQSRAAESSGGRGWRRWAKDELALNKALLPIKLILFLYSGGTSSILMYLTLHMKQLGITLKEIAVISAFLPLANIFGPPIAGLFADKTGNYRLAVFLSLLFCLVFHIVLLYVPPRLDPALTLSCGPDGHALSSVTCSPCDRLNDTELSLVLENCKFSCESPPPSEFSLCLPSDHEPRCRSFNISDQIIINGSVSLVQDGDTCSYTEIVHEGEVFQEMVCPSECPVECRATGSFACHRPDDSEGDGSATFWIYFALRMIATFFMASLFTMMDALTLAVSKKHGGDYGKQRFFFIVGLATIPLLAGAVVDWRKAATGLADYGSAFYLGAALTLVAGLLVLRLQFQVEENQENILKNVLKLVTRMEINVHFLMVLLLGTNWGFIESFLFLYLDTLGASTFLMGLTLTVGSLVGLPVMFIADTVIHKLGRATIFALSFFSYSVRLIGYSYISDPWLVFIFEALEIITYQLMWVAAMTSCPVLAPKGLLATMTALTGTIHFSLGRGLGSLIGGYLIAAMSFPAAFRAFSAGTFVCGVLYVVVHYFYLRKRIPQREDVEERAEPHEEINLMQGRQDTAHSRPNVHSPKDSQI, via the exons ATGCCTcagtcaa GGGCTGCAGAATCCAGTGGTGGTCGAGGCTGGAGGCGATGGGCCAAGGACGAACTCGCGCTGAACAAGGCCTTGTTACCCATCAAATTAATCCTCTTCCTTTACTCTGGAG GGACCTCCTCAATCCTAATGTACCTGACCCTACACATGAAACAGCTGGGCATCACCCTCAAGGAAATAGCTGTCATCTCGGCCTTCCTGCCCCTCGCCAACATCTTCGGGCCTCCTATTGCAG GTTTATTCGCCGACAAAACCGGCAACTACAGACTCGCCGTGTTCCTGAGTCTCCTGTTTTGCCTCGTTTTCCACATCGTTTTACTCTACGTTCCTCCGCGCCTCGACCCTGCGCTCACTCTCTCCTGCGGTCCGGATGGCCACGCGCTCTCCTCGGTCACGTGCAGTCCCTGCGACCGCCTGAACGATACTGAGCTGTCCTTGGTGCTTGAG AATTGCAAGTTCAGCTGCGAATCCCCCCCGCCTTCCGAATTCTCCCTGTGTCTGCCGAGCGATCACGAGCCGAGATGTCGCAGCTTCAACATCAGTGACCAG ATTATTATCAACGGCAGTGTGTCCTTAGTCCAAGATGGCGACACGTGCAGCTACACGGAAATAGTACACGAAGGAGAGGTATTCCAAGAAATGGTCTGTCCCTCCGAGTGCCCCGTCGAGTGCCGAGCGACGGGGTCCTTCGCGTGCCACCGCCCAGACGACAGTGAGGGCGACGGGTCCGCTACGTTCTGGATATACTTTGCCCTACGAATGATCGCCACTTTTTTCATGGCGTCGCTTTTCACGATGATG GACGCCCTCACCCTGGCAGTGTCGAAGAAGCACGGCGGTGACTATGGCAAACAACGCTTCTTCTTCATCGTGGGCTTGGCGACGATTCCCCTCCTGGCCGGCGCGGTCGTCGACTGGAGGAAGGCGGCGACAG GTCTGGCGGATTATGGATCAGCCTTCTACTTAGGAGCCGCCCTGACGCTGGTGGCCGGGCTGCTCGTATTGAGACTGCAATTCCAG GTCGAGGAAAACCAAGAGAATATCCTGAAAAATGTCCTGAAGCTGGTGACGAGGATGGAAATCAACGTTCACTTCCTGATGGTGCTTCTCCTGGGCACCAACTGGGGCTTCATTGagagcttcctcttcctctacttggATACGCTTGGTGCTTCGACCTTCCTTATGG gCTTAACTCTCACTGTGGGATCCCTAGTTGGCTTGCCAGTGATGTTCATCGCAGACACCGTGATTCACAAACTCGGCCGTGCGACTATATTTGCcttgtccttcttctcctactccgtCAGACTTATCGGTTACTCGTACATCAG CGACCCGTGGCTCGTGTTCATTTTCGAGGCGTTAGAGATCATTACTTACCAGCTGATGTGGGTTGCGGCCATGACCTCGTGTCCTGTTTTGGCACCTAAGGGGCTTCTGGCAACCATGACGGCACTCACTGGCACCATTCACTTCTCTCTCG GACGCGGCTTGGGGTCCCTCATCGGTGGCTACCTCATCGCTGCCATGTCCTTCCCCGCTGCCTTCAGAGCATTCAGCGCCGGCACGTTCGTCTGCGGCGTCCTTTACGTCGTGGTCCACTATTTCTACCTGCGGAAAAGAATCCCACAGAGAG AGGACGTCGAGGAGAGAGCAGAACCTCACGAAGAGATCAACCTTATGCAAGGGCGCCAAGACACAGCTCACTCTCGCCCTAACGTCCACAGTCCAAAGGATTCGCAAATTTAG